CATACTGTAGAACCTGACCTCAGTTTTGTAGGTGATTCACGTACTGGTAGAGAACAAGATGTGACGCAAGTACGGATAGTTGTATCATGACGTTGAAAAACTACTTGTATCATCATCTTTAACCCCTAATGTTTATGATTGTAATCTACCTTGCTCTTTCACCAAAATTCTAAAAATCCATACGTGATCTTCCCGTCAATGAATCTGAATAGTCGAATTTACCCGAATTCAAAACTAGGgttcttttgtttattttaggGACACCTTGTGGTGTTCACTCtataacttttttcaacgatcaaaaCCGTTTATATTTAGttcatcattcatagatcatcacTCCAAAAAATTAGGTAAATCCAAATCCACCTTGAAACAAGGGTAACTACTTTTAACGATTGGAGCTACAAGTCCGACAACTTATCAACCTTACAAGATTTTATTGCCGGTTTTATTGCAGGGTTATACAATAAACACCTTAACAGAGACTAATAAATCACTTTTGTGTTTCCAATTATTCAACTTGGAGCTGGAGAGAGGCTTCCATTCTGCTAGCCATGACTTGCAAGCCAGTGCCAATAAACAGGTCCAGATCCTCCAGCCTCCATCCCTCCACTGGTTCAACTTCATACTTCCACACAATCGTACACCCGGCGTCCTTCGGCACCACTTGAACGGTCGAAATGTACGAGTTAAACCCAACATTCCCATCTATGATAGAGTAACTATATGTCATATTTGCTGGGTCAATAGTCAGCAGCTTCTGCTTAGTCCAGTTCACCTTCTCTTGGTCTTGGTTCTGGTCACTTTTAGGATCAACCGGAGTCTTGAACCCAGCACAGAACCGCACGCACCCAGCTACCCCCGATGTGCCTTCAACACCATGGCAAGTTGTGAGAGTTGGGAACCACTCGTGCAGGCCAAAGAAGTCCTCCAAAAGAGGCCAAATTTGCTCTGCTTTGGGGCCTTTTAGCTCTGCACTTGCCTTGCCTTCCCATTTCAATTGTTTCTCAAGTGCCATTTGGTTTTCAGGACAAGAAAGCTAATAACAAATGGATGCTTTGAAGAATGTTTTTCTCAATAGGCTTTATATAGAGGCTTCATCTGTACGGGAACTGTTATATGCACTTCATGTTGCACCCGTTCCTTCTAATAAAAACACTTGGAAGAATTACGTGTGAACAATTGTAGAATAACTTTCTTCAAGTGTCAACCACCGCTCTCTATATGCATATAATTTCTAAAATATGAACTTATGGTCATGAGATCTTGGTGAGATAAAGCAAGTTCAATAAGACGAGAGATACTCTCTTGTCACCAATTCACCACGTGACAAGCGTTTATTGGACGGGTGATGCCACTAGAAGAAGAAAtataaaagagagagagagagagagagagaaagagagagagagagaatttgtCCAATGGACAAAGCACTCGTGTACCATGAATTTGGAGAAGATAAGGACTGCTCAACGCCCAACAACTTTAATCAGCACCACACGTCAGAGATATTGAGTTAGATTTCCTCAAATTTATGTGGTGGAATTTGAAGATTCTCCCTCCTTTCCGAGGTATACAAGAAACTAGAAAAGGATGCAAAACATCACTATCAAACCATATTTAACAGCCCTGCAATAATATTGGGATGCAACTTCAGTTGTATCTCAAGCCAATCATACATTGTCACGTATACGTAAATGGCCTGGGATGCCGCCACAATAGCATCTCGTTATAGGCAAGTTTTTATCCTCTTACTGATCCCTAGTAAGTAGTGATTGATAGTAGGCTTCATCTTGATGATGAGATCACTGAATCAGAAGAATAGTAATTGCAGAAGTAAAGGACCAGCTTGAATGGTAATATTAACTGAAACCGAAACTTTATTTCTGAAATAGCACCGAGAAAGTAAACATTTTAGTACGTATGTATGACTATTCGACATCAAACTATCACCTTTCTCGGACCTAAGGCCCAGAAAATGTCCAACGACTTGTTAGAAAACTCGAAATTAGACTGTACAAAGTCACTCAAGAAGAAATGTTACTAATTCAACTCACTTTCTACCTCTAGTTTCTTCTGCTTGTGCAGATACTTGTAATGTTAATGACATATTGTTTCGGCTATGAATCTGAAACGGAACTGCCTCCCTGTGTAGCCTCTTCAACGGTATCAATCCTTGAGGTGTCTGAACTTGTTTCCACCTTCGCTTTAATGTCAATGTTCGAGTCTTGTACTGAAATTTTGCTTTTGGCTTCCAAATCAGCACCAGTTGTTCCTTCTTTAGATCCAACTTCTTCATTTACCTTGTTTTCTCTGATGTCACTTTGATTGTTAGAACTCGAATTCATTTCCTGATGTCCGGTAATTGCGTGATCACCGCCTGTTCCAGTCACTATGTATTCTATGAGATCATGGCCATCTACTGGCACGCCATTCACATCATCAAAGCCATGGACCTCTCTGTCTGCCACTCAATTTTGGCCCTCAAGAGAGTCATTCTTACTTTCACCACGTGTAATGTCCTTGTATGTAGTACTCAATTCCATCAATCACTTTGGCTCCTTGTCAGTGGTACGAGATTCCTCCAAATCTCTTTGTCTCCTTAGCTTAGcccctttcattttctttctcgtCGTGCTTATCTTGTGGTATTTGCTCCTTGTCCTCTCCTACTTCATCATGATTCCCATGTTTCGCACCATCTTGATCAGCGAAAATTGCCTGCGTACCTTCGTGTCCCTCTTGGTAATTTTCTTCATGCGAAGAACACTTGTCGAGCCCCACCGATTCATCATTTCCTTTAACTTCACCACCAGAATTATCATCTTTATTGTTCAATTCTTTTTTCTGAATTTCTGTTTCCTTTTCAACTTAATTCACTTCGTTTACGTTCTGCAAAGATTCTTCCTCATTTTTCTCTTCAACATTTCCATCTTCTTTCTTTACACTTTCTTCTCCTACATGTTTTGGATCTTCTGGTGCAGACACACCTCCACCTTTTGACCACCCTGCACTCCCCTTACGTCCGAAAATATCAGAACCGCTTCGCTGGCCTTGTCCTTTGAACTTTCACTATAGTCCTTGCCATGTGACTGCTTCATCTGGTATAGCAACCAGAAGCAAACAGCCAAAATCAATGCAATCTGAATTGCATGTTTCACCTTCAACCCTTTGGCGGGTCTCTGGTTGCGCCCGGCAATCATCACAACGATAAGCAAGTCAAGGTTGcatttataaaatataaaagaccaccaccccccccccccccctcccccccaaaaaaagaagagaaaaaaaaaaaaccaccaaaaaccagcaattagggttttgttgtcaacatcaaaaaaaggaaaaatcgcATATTATTATCACCAAttagggttttgcaaatttCCAATCAGAGAACTCCCCTCCCCATCAAATTCAGACCTTAATAtctttcttaattaaatttccTCCTGACAATATACAACGATCTACTAACTAAACCAAAATTTATgaacagaaaacagaaaaacCAGATAACCCTCAGtttggtttccgagaaaatGCAGGAAAATGAACTAAAGTTTGAATCTATGAGTCAACTAAGTCCAAATCCAAGTCAAGTCCATAATTTTCAGGAAGCTTCCAATATTTCCAAATCAATTCACGTTCTTCTGCTATAATGACTTATCTTCCCCCAGCACTGCACGCTTTAAAGGTTATATTCGCATATCCATTCTAACTTTATGGCCTAGAAATCTTTTGATTTATGAAATGAttcttattttattattcaatcgTCTGAAATGTGTTTGTATCATATGACAGAGAAGCGAAGAAGCTCTAGTGATGATGGAGAAGGCTATCACGTGACAAGCGTTTATTGGAGGGATGATGccactagaaaaaaaaaaagaaaaaaaaagagacattGAGTGAGAATTTGTCCAATGAGGCAAAGCACTCGTGTAATATGAATTTGGAGAAGATAAGGACTGCTCAACGCCTAACAACTTTTATCAGCACCACATGTCAGAGATATTAAGTTAGATTTCCTCAAATTGATGTGATAGAATTTGACGATTCTCCCTCCTTTTCGAGGTATAGAAGAAACTAGGAAAGGATACAAAACATCACTATCAATCCATTTAACAGCCTTGCAATAATATTGGAATGCAACTGCAGTAGTATCTCAGGCCAATCATATATTGTCACGTATATGTAAATGGCCTGGGATGCTGCCACAATAGCATCTCATTATAGGCAAGTTTTTATCCTCTTACTGATCCCTAGAAAGTAGTGATTGATGTTGGAATTAAATAGAATTCAGTTTTGTTCAAGTGTTtaagaaggaagaaatcaaTAGAAAAGTGTATGTCTAGTCTCATAAGACAAGTGTATGCTTTAGATCTTTGTTTTGAATCAAGGGCTGAGATTGCTCTAGATTAGCTTGTAAGGAAATATCCTAAGTTGATATTTATTGAAATATCTGTGATTACTTCACAGATAAGAAACCTTTCACATTTTTTCCCCGATTCTGTTTTTCTCTGGTTCATCTTCTTGTCTGCCTCCAGGAACCAAAACTAACTCACCAGAATTTATCATGGCCTCAGAGCTTAGGTTCTGATCAAATTCAGGACTGGGCGTTTTGTGTGTGTGCTTCGTATCTCTGAAAAGGAAAGGAGGAAAAACATACCCAGATCGTGAAAATCTCATATGTTCTTACAAAGCCTCACATGGTTACTTCGAGCAGTGGAGGAGATCTGAGGGCTCCTATTTTCAATGGGATCAACTACGATTTTTGGTCCATCAAGATGAAGACCATATTCAAATCACATGATCTCTGGAATTTGGTGGACAAGGGTTATGAAGCTGTAGAAACTGAAAATGATTCTAGCGATGAAGATCAACAGTCTGTGAGGAAGATAGCAATGAAAGTTAATGAAACAAGAGATGCAAAAGCTCTTGGTATCATTCAAGGGGCAGTGTCTGATGAGATCTTTCCTCGAATCTCAAACTTTGAAACCTCCAAGACTGCATGGGATGTTCTTCAACAAGAATTTCGTGGTGATAAAAAGGTTAGGTCTGTCAAACTACAATGTTTAAGAAGAGATTTTGAGTACACTAGGATGAATGATGGTGAAGCTCTATCTGTTTATTTAACAAGATTGACTGATATTGTGAATCAAATGAAAACTCTTGGTGAAGAACTGACAAATCAAAGATTAGTGCAAAAGATACTTATTAGCTTGCCTAAATCTTATGATTCCATCGCATCTATTATAGAAGAAACTAAAGACCTTGACTCCATTGAGGTTCAAGAAGTGATTGGTACATTGAAAGGCTATGAGCAGAGGTTAAATATGCATTCTGAAAACTTAGCTGAAAAGGCTTTTACTAGCCTAAGTGTGACTGAGAGAGATAGTAGTTACAGGGGTCAGGGGAGCAActcaaatcaaaagaaattatggaaaggaaaagggaagaaatggGACAACAACCATACTTCACAATCAAAATCAGAATCTAGCAGTGAGTCTACCAAAACCAAGTGTAAAATCTGTGACAAATTACACTATGGTGTTTGCTGGTTCAAGGGAAAACCCAAATGCACCAAGTGTGACAGATTTGGTCATCTAGCAAAAGATTGTAATCCAAGAAGGAACCAAGTTGTCAACTATGCACATAGAGCAGAAGAAGAGGAAGTAAATGTCTTTTATGCTTGTAGTGTtgcaaaaactgaaaacaagaAAGGAATCTGGTATATTGACAGTGGATGCAGTAATCACATGACTGCATATGAATCCTTACTGATCAACATTGACAGAAGCTTCAATTGCAGAGTTAAAATGGGGAATGGACAACTAGTGGAAGCTACTGGAAAAGGAACTCTTGTTCTAGAGACAAAGGGTGGAagaagattcatcaaggatgtAATACTTGTACCAGGTCTTGATGAGAATCTCCTTAGTGTGGGACAGATGATTGCTCATGGTTACTTCTTACTTTTTGGAGACAATATGGTGGAGATCTTTGATGACAGAAGCCTCCAAAACTTGGTAACACAAGTTGGCATGACAGAAAACAAAAGCTTTCCACTTATGCTAGATTACAATGATTCAATTGCTCTAAAAGCAAGTGTTGCAGAAAACTCTTGGTTATGGCATAAGAGGTTCGGACATCTCAACTTTCACAGTTTAAAGAGATTGGAGAAACTACAAATGGTGACTGGTCTTCCTGAGTTACAAGAGACTAAAGAACCGTGTGAAGGTTGCATACTGGGGAAGCATCACAGGGACTCTTTTGAAACTGGAAGTGCATGGAGAGCAAGTCAACCTCTAGAACTCATACAcacagatgtgtgtggtccaatgaAGACACCTACACTCAGTGGGAACAGATATTTTCTGCTATTCATTGATGACTGCACTAGGATGGTTTGGGTATATCTTATGAGAAACAAGAGTGAAGTCTTTTCAatcttcaagaaattcaaaatgatgGTTGAACTTCAGAGTGGTCTCAAGATCAAAAGACTAAGAAGCGACAGAGGTGGTGAATTCACTTCACTTGAGTTCCAAGAATTCTGTGAAGGAGCAGGATTACAGAAGCAATTGACAGTGGCCTACACACCACAACAGAATGGTGTGGCTGAGAGGAAGAACAGGACCGTGGTTGAAATGACCAAGTCAATGCTCCATGATAAGAAAATGCCACTTTCTTTTTGGGGTGAAGCTGTCAATACATCTGTGTATCTCCTAAACAGGTGTCCAACTAAAGCACTTGAGAAGAAAACACCGTTTGAGGCATTTAGTGGCAGAAAACCAAGTGTGAAGCACTTGAAAGTGTTCGGATCAATTTGCTATGCACAGATACCATCTCAACTACGACACAAGCTTGAGATCAATAGTGTCAAGTGTGTCCTTGTAGGTTATGGAAGCTGTGAAAAGGGCTATAGGCTCTACAATATTGAGTCACGTAAAGTGATCCTCTCAAGGGATGTGGTGTTCAAGGAGAATGAAGCATGGAATTGGGAAACCAATAACATATACACTATCTCATTTCCACTAGCAATGGAAGAAGCACAAGCTGAAGTGCAAAATGTGAATGAACCTGTTATACAAGATGAGAGTCAAACTGATTTTTCAACTCCAACACAAGGATCTCAGTCCTCTACTTCAAATGCAGAAGGACAAGAATTACAGGATTCCTCCCCGGAAACAACTCCATCGAGAATGAAGAGTTTAAATGAGATATATGCAGTGTGTAACTATTGTGTTGTTGAACCTGAGAGTTTTGAAGAAGCTGAGAAGGATCAATCCTGGCAGAAagcaatgaatgaagaaattGCCATGATTGAGAAAAACTCTACTTGGAAATTGGTAAATAGACCGAGAGATAAACCTGTGATAGGTGTGAAATGGATTTACAAGATCAaactgaatttggatggatcaatacagaagaacaaagcaagattagttgccaaGGGCTACTCACAACAACCTGGGGTAGATTTCAATGAAACTTTTGCCCCAGTGGCAAGGTTAGACACCATTAGAACCTTGATTGCTCTTGCTGCCCAAAAGGGATGGAAACTTCACCAGTTAGATGTCAAATCAGCTTTTCTAAATGGCATTTTGGAGGAAGAAGTGTATGTGGATCAACCACAAGGATTTGAAGTGCCAAATAAAGAGGAGAAGGTCTACAAGTTAAACAAAGCACTGTATGGACTCAAACAAGCCCCCAGGGCTTGGTACAGTGAGATAGACTCCTATTTCAGCAAGAGTGGATTTAACAAAAGTCCTAGTGAAGCAACATTATATACAAAAACTGGTGAGAACTCTGAGATGCTTATTGTgtctatatatgttgatgatgtggTCTTTACTGGTAATTGTGAAGAAATGATTGAAGAATTCAGAAGGGAAATGATGAGACAATATGAGATGTCGGATCTTGGCTTGTTGCATCACTTCTTGGGAATTGGAGTAATACAAGAAACTACTGGGATTTTCATACATCAACAGAAGTATGCACAATCACTGCTTGAAAGATTCAATCTGAAAGGATGCAAATCTGTGGCAACACCATTGATCACGAATGAGAAACTTTGTAAAGTGGATGGTTCTGAATCTGCTGATGAATGCTTATACCGAAGAATGGTTGAAAGTCTGCTTTATTTGACTGCTACAAGACCTGACATTATGTATGCAGCCAGTCTCTTATCAAGGTTTATGCATAATCCCACGAGAATTCACATGGGAACTGCTAAGAGAGTACTAAGGTATATCTCAGGGACCTTGGATTATGGAATCAAatatgaaaagggaaaaaaagcaATTATGGTAGGCTTCTGTGACAGTGATTGGGGTGGCAGTGAAGATGACATGAGAAGTACCACAGGATATGCATTTACATTCGGTTCTGGGATATTTTCTTGGGCTTCTGTcaagcaacaaagtgttgcaTTGTCTACGGCTGAAGCAGAGTATGTGAGTGCTGCAATGGCTACCTCCCAAGCTATATGGTTGAGGTTTGTGTTAAaggattttggtgaaatgcaAGTGGATGCTTCACCACTTATGTGTGACAACACATCAGCAATAGCTATGACCAAGAATCCTATTTTTCATCAGAAAACCAAGCATATCAAAAGGAAGTTTCACTTCATAAGGGAAGCCTTGCAAGAGAATACCATTGAACTGATCTACTGCAAATCACAGGATCAAATGGCCGACATCTTCACCAAAGCTCTACCGAGGGAAAGGTTTGTCTATCTCAGAGGAATGCTTGGGATCAAAACCAGAATTCatttaaaggggagtgttggaattaaATAGAATTCAGTTTTGTTCAAGTGTTtaagaaggaagaaatcaaTAGAAAAGTGTATGTCTAGTCTCATAAGACAAGTGTATGCTTTAGATCTTTGTTTTGAATCAAGGGCTGAGATTGCTCTAGATTAGCTTGTAAGGAAATATCCTAAGTTGATATTTATTGAAATATCTGTGATTACTTCACAGATAAGAAACCTTTCACATTTTTTCCCCGATTCTGTTTTTCTCTGGTTCATCTTCTTGTCTGCCTCCAGGAACCAAAACTAACTCACCAGAATTTATCAATTGATAGTAGGCTTCATCTTGATGATGAGATCACTGAATCAGAAGAATAGTAATTGCAGAAGTAAAGGACCAGCTTGAATGGTAATATTAACTGAAACCGAAACTTTATTTCTGTAATATCACCGAGAAAGTAAACATTTTAGTACGTATGTATGACTATTCGACATAAAACTATCACCTGTTCTCGGATCTAAGGCCAAGAAAATGTCCAACGACTTGTAAGAAAACTCGAAATTAGACTGTACAATGTCACTCAAGAAGAAATGTTACTAATTCAACTCACTTTCTACCTCTAGTTTCTTCTGCTTGTGCAGATACTTGTAATGTTAATGACATATTGTTTCGGCTATGAATCTGAAACGGAACTGCCTCCCTGTGTAGCCTCTTCAACGGTATCAATCCTTGAGGTGTCTGAACTTGTTTCCACCTTCGCTTTAATGTCAATGTTCGAGTCTTGTActgaaattttgtttttggcTTCCAAATCAGCACCAGTTGTTCCTTCTTTAGACCCAACTTCTTCATTTACCTTGTTTTCTCTGATTTCACTTTGATTGTTAGAACTCGAATTCATTTCCTGATGTCCGGTAATTGCGTGATCACCGCCTGTTCCAGTCACTATGTATTCTATGAGATCATGGCCATCTACTGGCACGCCATTCACATCATCAAAGCCATGGACCTCTCTGTCTACCACTCAATTTTGGCCCTCAAGAGAGTCATTCTTACTTTCACCACGTGTAATGTCCTTGTATGTAGTACTCAATTCCATCAATCACTTTGGCTCCTTGTCAGTGGTACGAGATTCCTCCAAATCTCTTTGTCTCCTTAGCTTAGcccctttcattttctttctcgtCGTGCTTCTCTTGTGGTATTTGCTCCTTGTCCTCTCCTACTTCATCATGATTCCCATGTTTCGCACCATCTTGATTAGCGAAAATTGCCTGCGTACCTTCGTGCCCCTCTTGGTAATTTTCTTCATGCGAAGAACACTTGTCGAGCCCCACCGATTCATCATTTCCTTTAACTTCACCACCAGAATTATCATCTTTATTGttcaattcctttttcttttttctgtttcGTTTTCAACTGTTGGAAAATAatagtattttggtttatttgaatgtttggttttcttggcttagctcgttagaattaggttttgttagtttattataaatatggtgctttgttattcattagagaacaagctagtcacaatgtagcctaTTAGGGTTTTGTAGTCGTTCTgacattctcgtttgtttaataatattcttattattttgtagtattgttcgttgcgcactctgattttcaacttggtatcaaagCAGGTTTGATTTTTTGGGTTGAATCTGTTACAAAGCCGTGAAACCCATAAATCATTTCTGTTTCCATTGTCTGATCAGAACCCTCTTGCACCCACACCCTGATCCGTAGCTGTCGTTGCCCCGTGTTGCTGCAATCTGATCCGTTTGCATCGACACCTTGTTCTTGCACTCGCACCGttttctcacttattacatatttgcctattcatttattacataattacctttgaatcctccgagtatttatacgagatctaaatacggaggccctaagtatggtataaacagtagtcccccaagtcttcagtcaagagagtcttttggctggaaacttgaaattcagtccatgtgtgggctgaagtaactagatgtcgtctagaactgatactcgatatgaggcggtactcaatctgaaatgatgctcaactagaagtagcacatgttgcgaggctgctctgcttgtggcttatgttgccttggttggctcggcttgtggcgttgaaggtgagggagtcccttttatagaataagggctcactcctcaatacataaatgatgggctagaatCGATAcgcgcggcgaggcggttgctcagcaggcggcgatgttctctaataatggtgagggagtcccttttatagaataagggctcgctcctcaatacataagtgatgggttaggagtgatgctcgccgcgaggcggttgctcagcaggcggcgatgctctctaatgatggtgagggagtcccttttataaaataagggatcgctcttcaatacataaataatgggtgctctctaatgaaagtgggggagtcccttttatagaataagggctcgctcctcaatacataagtgatgggctaagtcccccaagtatttttcatgaagcccagttgaggcccaatatatggtatataatgtagtcccccaagtcttcagtcaatagaggttgttggctggagactttcaAATTCAagccatgtatgggccgaagtggtggttgttcggaggcggtctttgtaaaccatgcactgaagctttgtaggtgaagctttgaagctaaagctt
This is a stretch of genomic DNA from Malus domestica chromosome 02, GDT2T_hap1. It encodes these proteins:
- the LOC103449678 gene encoding lachrymatory-factor synthase-like — encoded protein: MALEKQLKWEGKASAELKGPKAEQIWPLLEDFFGLHEWFPTLTTCHGVEGTSGVAGCVRFCAGFKTPVDPKSDQNQDQEKVNWTKQKLLTIDPANMTYSYSIIDGNVGFNSYISTVQVVPKDAGCTIVWKYEVEPVEGWRLEDLDLFIGTGLQVMASRMEASLQLQVE
- the LOC139190339 gene encoding DEK domain-containing chromatin-associated protein 4-like encodes the protein MIAGRNQRPAKGLKVKHAIQIALILAVCFWLLYQMKQSHGKDYSESSKDKASEAVLIFSDVRGVQGGQKVEETEIQKKELNNKDDNSGGEVKGNDESVGLDKCSSHEENYQEGHEGTQAIFADQDGAKHGNHDEVGEDKEQIPQDKHDEKENERDREVHGFDDVNGVPVDGHDLIEYIVTGTGGDHAITGHQEMNSSSNNQSDIRENKVNEEVGSKEGTTGADLEAKSKISVQDSNIDIKAKVETSSDTSRIDTVEEATQGGSSVSDS